The window TGTTATGGTTTCACGTGGCTTCCGGTTTGTCTTGCCCTTCTTACTCCCATAGAATTCCCGCGCCACGTGTTCGACGCAGGCTTGTTTCAATCTGTTATCTCGACAACAACATTGGTTGGATATTACTTGTGCCTGATGATTCACGTTAAGAATTTCTTGGCCATGTATTTCTACGTTGCGTTTAATTAGTTTTGACGAGTCATTTTTAATATTAGCCTTAAGGTTCTTTTGCTCCATTAATAATACGACTGTGATTCTCTCGCTGATTTATTATTAGATAATATGGCATTGTATTTTATAACCTACGATGCTACCAAGAATAACTTTCCTCCTATCGATTAGAACAACTTTATGCTTAAAATATAACTTGATAAGGAACCAAAACCAGGGACAgttataaatattcaattttataattgaaattgtttactctgttttattcgttatttgaaattttcactcaaatAAGAATCCGTGCGTTGATCTCTCTCGTACTGTAGCTGTACCGGATATATTTACTATGTTCGCAGCCACCATGAGAGTCTATCAAGACTTCTTCTCGTACAAGTCAGGAGTGTACAGACACTCGGCAATTGCGGAACGTTATGACTCTGGATACCATTCGGTGAGGATAATCGGATGGGGAGAAGAATCATCTTACGGAGGCGGATCGGTTAAATTCTGGGTAAGTTTCAACTGTTCTTAACGCTTTggtacaaaataaaattaaagtaaaGAAGTTCTTAGACTCGAATTCGATTTCTCCGCCATTCTGTAGATCCGAAGTGAGGATCAGTAGTCGTCGATGCGTCAAATCGTTACCTATTTTTACCTTAAATCCcccataatattttttgttccaGAGGGTCGCGAACTCCTGGGGCGTCGATTGGGGCGAGGACGGTTTCTTTCGAATCCAAAGGGGGACAAACGAGTGCGAGATCGAGTCGTACGTTTTGGCTGTATGGGCGAAAACCGTTTAGAGGACCAAAGTTTCGACGTTCGAGGTTCAATGTTCGCCGTTCACCGGAAGCTTCGCGACAGACAGTGCATTTATCGACTCGTCGTCGTACCGTCGAGACGGTCGTCTCGACGTTATCGTTACGCGAGATCATGTACAAACTAAAATCGATAAACATCCGTGCACGATTAAGAACCGACCGTTCCTCCCGCGATGGGATCGAACAGTCAGTTGTTCTCGCAATAACGTCGATTACCGTCGCTTTGCTCGCGACCGAAAGATGCAGTTGGAATAATTCGTACATTCTAATCGTACGTATGTATTTGCGTGTTTGTACGGAATAAAGTGCCAAAATACACATGTGTTTATAAGTAAATTGATTTACGGACAATTTCATTGGGACGAAAATTACGATTTGGGTGACAGTGATTTCTTTGAAGCtagatcgtttttttttttatcggtcCGTCGGGAGGCGTGCTCGTTTGTTGTGCGGGTGTCCCATTCGACGATGCTCTCGCACGAGACCTTGAGTCTCAATTGAGAAATGGCTTACTTTTGTTCCTGTAGAATAAACTTTAGAAAAGACAACATCCTGTTGAGGCGCGTCATCGCGCGCTGCGCCTGCATTATTACGTACCGATCGAATTACACACCTATTTTTCAAACTACGACGCTACGTCGGGCGGTCTTGCAATGCGGACTGTACACCTCCAATTTGTCCTTCGGTGTATTCATCGCGGAATAATCGATGGGGAACGGTACGTTATTGCCGCGAAGTATGCAGGAGTCCGTCATGCCGAGGAAATGTTCTCCTGGACCGAAAGGACCTCGACCAAACAGATAGTTGGCGAACACGAGCTGATACTGTGGCCAACCGAGTGGATGACCTCCGTTCTGAAGCGAGAACATAAGTGATCATTTTATTGTTCCTCGTGACTTCGTATTCTTTTTCTCTAACAGTCATTTTACGGTAACCATCCATTATTCTTGTTTGTTTTTAGAATAATAACAACAACGTTTTACCGATGTCATAGAATTGTACGCTATGTCCAAACAtttggagatcctctccgagtcCAGGCCAACGACGGATCCGTAAAACGAAGCTAGCTCCGTCTTCGAAATGATCCCGTTCGCCGAGCTATTGATCGCGAGGAAAAATATCTTCGGCAAAATTTTCAACCAAAACGGAATATCGTTGTAAGAAGCGCCGCCGACAGGCGCAACGATTCGTGCCCACCAACAGAGCCAATCGTCCAATCCGATCTTCTTCCCTTGGTCTCCCTCGTACTTCCTTTCGTCCAGTATCAATTCCGCCAGCCCTTCCTCCGCCTCCATCAAACGCAAATATTCGGGCCCGTTCCACGACCAATCCGCGAACCTTCTGAGTCGCTTTTCAAAAGTGTGAAACATTAGCATCTATGAACGCGATAAAACTTTAGCGTTTCTAAGCTCGTAGATACCTCCGAAAGCATTCGAAAATCTTTCCTGTCGATAAAACCATCTTTGTCGTGGTCCAGCAGATACGTAAAGAAATGCGAGAACTTGTCCCGCTGAATGGCTGCCAAGTCCTTCAGTCTTCCTCTGGTGCCGACTCCGTCTTCTTCAATAGCCTCGAGATTCTCGTCGCTGGGGTATCGACTCACCCAGGTCGCTGTATCGAGGAGAAAAGAAAGCGAGAAAACAAAAGGCCAAAGAAAGGAACGAAAGGTTGAAAGAATAGTTTATTAACCGTGAAATTATGGAAATTGTAGGAGAGACCAGGGACGGTAGCAACTATTTGATTTTAGAATACGATTACACAAAAGCTATTAAAATGTGTATAACGTATGTATCTATGCAGCTGTGATAGACGGGTGTGTTGCTatctattatatattttatgataTTAACGTGTTACTATCGTCCCAGATCTCCCCTACTGGATAAATGTATTGATGTGAAAACAGAAATATGAGTATAAACAGGGTCTTTAAATTGTTCTCGTCTGATGTTGTGTCTGAGGTTTTCTTTCAAAAGAGGAATTACGTGAGCTTACTCCAGACGTGCACGCTCCAACCAGGATGTTCCAATTGCTTGCTGGGAACCGGAGCGTCGACGATCTCGTCGATGTTGGTCGACATTGTTCGCCATCTCTTCAACAAATCCTTCGTCCTGTCGCGCGTACGATCGCAAGCCTGTCGCCAATTCGTGATAAATTTACGGGGTACTTTTAACGTGCTGTTTTCCTCGAGTACAAGTTCCTGGCTGCCCGCGGAACTTCTGCTTCTGTCGATCGTTTCAGCATCGGTCACGGATACGGATCCCTCCGCGATCTCTTGCATCGAGGGATAATAAATCGGATCCTTTATGCTGTCCGAACGACTCTCCATAGCGGACTACGCCTCCTTGCTGACAACATATTCCGACTACCTCTCGTGAAATAATCAATTGCACGACGAGAGGTCACCGGGTCGCTCGATATTACGTATAGAACCGCGCGAACTGTTCTCGTTTTTTGTGATCGCCTAACGTGGACATCGACGCTTTTCTTCGCCACGCCTCTCCCCCCGACTCATTTGCTTCGCACGAAAAAATTATAAGTATGTCCTAtcggcaaattttattttagttaatttacatagaaatattttaaaaagtattaCAAACATAATATTGCAGTGATTTGTTTTTGGTCACCACTATTCAGTCATAATGTGAATACGCTCTGGTGACAATGACCAGGAAAATTGTACGTATATATTGCTATTTCTAATAAAAGTTAAATCTTTCCTTTAACAATTACAAATTACAGAGTTATTACTGCAGATTATAAAATTAGTTTATAATGACTTTTACCTTACATTTACTCTCaagtaaaattaaataatttactcACAATACGATTTGATAATCTGTACAAATTTCAAATTCTGTTCATTAAATCACCACGATCGTTTCCAATTCAAATTTGAAATCGATTCGCGCGTCAGCCATGAAATTATACGTATGTAGATGTGGTGTGATACGATGTAACGTTTACTTctatcgaatttttatctcgagttTAACGCGCTTAGTGGCCTACAGGTGTCCTTACAGTCGATATTTACAGATGGCGAGTCCGCCATCTTTAGTACTACCATGCAATGGTTTAATACGTAGACGTGCTTAAGAACGAAGCTCTTTCCTTCTGTTCCAATCGCGAAGGGTGAGTGATACGTGTTGGAAATCGAATTATATCCTGAGCATCCACGTTTATTTCTGGACCGCGTGCAGAGGAGATTCAGTACCAGGCTCGCTCGTACAAAATGTTCTTatgatttttcaatattattcaaTCGGGAATATTCTATTTTACTATTTTGTATAAGTTAACCTCAGTACACACTTTCACATGTTTATACACATTTCGCTTTCGTGATCTTTATACATCGGTGGTGTAAAGCTTCCCATCGATTTTGGTCATAATTCATCGTTATTTCAATCAAGTTTAATTCTGTAACGTTTTTCGCGATTATTTTACATCATGGAATAACGTAGGTATATTTTCAACgatttgtttctttttctttcaggGCTACACAATGGGTGCATATAAGTATATGCAAGAGTTGTACCGTAAAAAGCAGAGCGATGTGCTCCGCTTTTTACttcgcgtcagatgctggcaataTCGTCAGTTGACCAAAATGCATCGTGCCCCCAGGCCTTCCAGACCAGATAAAGCTCGCCGTTTAGGTTACAAAGCTAAACAAGGTACGGGGAATATCTATTCATAATACTACATGTAAACGTACGCGAGTTTATTAATTAGTTTTCGGTTAAGATCACAGTAATATTACAAAATGTGGAAAATTTACATGATGATACGTACATGCACCACTTTGACTTTAACA of the Colletes latitarsis isolate SP2378_abdomen chromosome 9, iyColLati1, whole genome shotgun sequence genome contains:
- the LOC143345817 gene encoding uncharacterized protein LOC143345817 produces the protein MESRSDSIKDPIYYPSMQEIAEGSVSVTDAETIDRSRSSAGSQELVLEENSTLKVPRKFITNWRQACDRTRDRTKDLLKRWRTMSTNIDEIVDAPVPSKQLEHPGWSVHVWTTWVSRYPSDENLEAIEEDGVGTRGRLKDLAAIQRDKFSHFFTYLLDHDKDGFIDRKDFRMLSERLRRFADWSWNGPEYLRLMEAEEGLAELILDERKYEGDQGKKIGLDDWLCWWARIVAPVGGASYNDIPFWLKILPKIFFLAINSSANGIISKTELASFYGSVVGLDSERISKCLDIAYNSMTSNGGHPLGWPQYQLVFANYLFGRGPFGPGEHFLGMTDSCILRGNNVPFPIDYSAMNTPKDKLEVYSPHCKTARRSVVV